Below is a window of Nocardia asteroides DNA.
CCGCCACAGCTGCGGCTGCCAGGCCAGGTCCGCGGGGACCGGTCCGCCCGCGCCGTCGGTGTCGGCACCGGCCGCCCAGTCCAGTAGCAATCGGGGCCGCTGTGCGGTATAAGACTCGAACAGCGCGGCCAGGTGCGCGGCGGTGGCATAGCGCCGCCCGATCCGGTGGCCCGCGCCGGGCAGCCCGAGATGACGCGCCAGCACCGCCGCCCACGGCTGGTCCACGACCTCGTCGAGCACGCGCAGCAGGGTCCACACCACCCGCTGCCCCGCCCACGGATCGTCGGCGGGCGCCACGCCGGTCGCCGCGGCCAGCACTTCCGCGACCAGCGCCGCGGGTGCGGGGAACGCGATATTGGCGGCGATTCCGTCGCCGGTTCCCGCCACGCCGAGCACCCCCGACAGCCGCTGCGCCAGCCAGCGTTCGATCCCCTTCGCCGGCACCGCCACCACCTCGGCGGCGAACGGATCGGCCTGCGGCGCCGCGAGCACCGTTCCCAATCCGTCGGCCAGCGCGTCGGCGCGTTCGGCGCGATGGAGATGCAGCGGCATCCGTCGTTTATACGCCCAGCGACCGACCCGCAATCGCGCGGCCCCGCCGAGGTGACCGCGCAGGGCTAGTGAAATAGACCACACCGCAACGCCTTCGCGGCCGCGCCTGCGGCACCCCCGAGCGCGGCCGTGGGATCGTTGGCCTTCGGGTGGGACAGTTCGGCGGCAGGCGAAAGGCTGGTCCGGTACATGAGCGCGCAGGTGATTCCCCTGGTTCCCGGTGGCGGCTTCGTCGTCCGACGCGCGGGTGCACGCTGGGAGCTGATCAATTCCCGGCGGTACGGCCCCGATCAGGTGATCCACTCGTGGCCGCTGGATCGCCACGGCGAAGCGTTCGAACACTGCCATCGGCTCAACGGCTGCACCATCGCGACTCCGCACGCGGCCCATCACTGATCGGAATCCGCTGCGGCGCAACGACGATGTAACACACTCCGGATCTCACCTCAAGTAGTGCGATCGGGCGTCAGGTGTGCCAAGGTGGTCCCTCGTGCGTGACCGTTCCCCTTCCACCCGCGTCGTTTCCCGGGTCGCAGCAACCGCCTGTCTCCTCGCCGCCGCCGGCGTCCTCACTCCGGGGGTGCCGCTGGTGGTCACCGCGGCCCAGGCGGCGCCCCCCGCGTTGACCCAGGTCACGGTGCCCGGGTTCGACAACGACATGAGCTCGCGCATCGCGCGGGTGAACTCCTACCTGGCCGGCCGCCCCGGCGTCGTCGGCTACGTGCTGCGCGATCGCGTCACCGGCGGCACCTACGCCAACGAGCACGCCGAGAACCAGGTGTGGACCGCCTCCACGATCAAACTGGCCATCGCCGCCGACCTGCTCAACCGGGCCAGGGTCGGCGCCATCGGCCTGTCCCCCGACGACCGCACCAACCTCGAATCCATGCTGGCCACGTCGAACGATCACGCCGCCGACGTCCTGTGGAACAAGTACATCGGTCTCGACCGGATGGCCTACAACAACGCGTTCCGGGCCTACGGCATGGTCAGCCTCATCCCGCAGCCGACCGCCTCGGCGATGTTCCCCGACTGGTCCTTCCAGAAGTGCACCGCCGCCGACCTGGACCGGCTGATGAACACCATCCTCGACACCATGCACCCCGACGACCTCGCCTACCTGCTGGACCGGATGCGCTCGGTCGACTCCAACCAGCACTGGGGCGTGTGGGGCGCGGGCGCGCGGATGCGTCCCGGCCTGAAGAACGGCTGGTCGGCCGAGGCCGACGGCTGGGTGGTCAACTCGGTGGGCGTGGCGGGCGACGGCGAGCGCTACACCCTGGCGATCATGAACGCGCTCGGCGCCGACGGCGGCTACACCGAGGGCGCCGAGACCGACACCAAGGTCGCCGAGCTCCTGCTTGCCGGTCGCTGACCCGGCTCGTCCCGTATCCTCGATCACGTCATCGGGTCCGTGGGCCGCGGTGGTTCTCACCGCGACCCACGGCGCCCGGTGAAGGAACGCACCACACCAAGATCGGAACCGGGATCTCGTGGCGACGTCGCATCCGGAGCCGACTACGGTAAACCCTGTCACCACCGTTGCGGGGCCACCCCAGTCTGTCGAGGAGCAGGACGATGAGCACTCAGTCTGTCGGGAACCAGCGGCACCGCGTGGTGGTGATCGGTTCCGGGTTCGGCGGGTTGTTCGGCACCAGGCACCTGCGCAAGGCCGATGTCGACATCACCCTCATCTCGAAGACCTCCACCCACCTGTTCCAGCCGCTGCTGTACCAGGTGGCCACCGGCATCCTGTCCACCGGTGAGATCGCGCCCGCCACCCGGCTGGTGCTGCGCAAGCAGAAGAACGCGCAGGTGCTGCTCGGCGACGTGCACGACATCGACCTGGAGAACAACACGGTCACCTCGCGACTACTCAACCGCGACACCGTCACCCCGTTCGACAGCCTCATCGTTGCCACCGGCGCCCAGCAGTCGTACTTCGGCAACGACCACTTCGCCACCTTCGCGCCGGGCATGAAGACCATCGACGACGCGCTCGAACTGCGCGCGCGCATCCTGGGCGCCTTCGAGCAGGCCGAGCTCGCCACCACCCAGGAGGAGCGCGACCGGCTGCTCACCTTCATCGTCGTCGGCGCGGGCCCGACCGGTGTGGAGCTGGCCGGGCAGATCGCCGAGCTGGCCGATCGCACCCTCGACGGCACCTTCCGCACCATCGACCCCCGCGACGCGCGCGTCATCCTGCTCGAGGGCGCGGGTGCCGTGCTCGGCCCGATGGGCCCCAAACTGGGCGCCAAGGCGGCCAAGCGGCTGGAGAAGATGGGCGTGGAGATCCAGCTCAACGCCATGGTGACCGATGTCGACGCGCACGGCGTCATCGTCAAGGACGCCGACGGCAGCACCCGCCGGATCGAATCGGCGTGCAAGGTGTGGTCGGCCGGTGTGCAGGCCAGCCCGCTGGGCAAGATGATCGCCGAGCGGTCCGACGGCACCGAGGTGGACCGGGCCGGGCGCGTGATCGTCGAACCCGACCTCACGGTCAAGGGCCATCCGAACATCTTCGTGGTCGGCGACCTGATGTCGGTGCCGGGCGTGCCCGGCCAGGCGCAGGGCGCGATCCAGGGCTCGACCTACGCCGCCAAGGCCATCAAGGCCGGCCTCAAGGGCCAGACCCCCGAGCAGCGCGCGCCGTTCAAGTACTTCAACAAGGGCTCGATGGCGACGATCTCGCGCTTCGACGCCGTCTGCCAGATCGGCAAGTTCGAGTTCAGCGGCTTCCTCGCGTGGCTGGCCTGGCTGGCGCTGCACCTGTACTACCTGGTGGGCTACCGCAGCCGGATCGTCACCGTGATCGGCTGGTTCGTCTCGTTCCTCGGCCGCAACCGCGGTCAGATGGCCGCCACCGAGCAGTGGGTCTTCGCCCGGCTGGCGATCGAGGAGGTCCAGTCCGACCAGGCCGACGCCGACGAGCTCGCGGCCGCGCTCGGCGCCCCGCCCGGCAACAACAGCAAGCAGGTGCGCGCGCAGCGCGAGGCCGGCTAGTTCGCACGCCTCGTCGGGCCGGGTGGT
It encodes the following:
- a CDS encoding serine hydrolase, with protein sequence MPLVVTAAQAAPPALTQVTVPGFDNDMSSRIARVNSYLAGRPGVVGYVLRDRVTGGTYANEHAENQVWTASTIKLAIAADLLNRARVGAIGLSPDDRTNLESMLATSNDHAADVLWNKYIGLDRMAYNNAFRAYGMVSLIPQPTASAMFPDWSFQKCTAADLDRLMNTILDTMHPDDLAYLLDRMRSVDSNQHWGVWGAGARMRPGLKNGWSAEADGWVVNSVGVAGDGERYTLAIMNALGADGGYTEGAETDTKVAELLLAGR
- a CDS encoding NAD(P)/FAD-dependent oxidoreductase — encoded protein: MSTQSVGNQRHRVVVIGSGFGGLFGTRHLRKADVDITLISKTSTHLFQPLLYQVATGILSTGEIAPATRLVLRKQKNAQVLLGDVHDIDLENNTVTSRLLNRDTVTPFDSLIVATGAQQSYFGNDHFATFAPGMKTIDDALELRARILGAFEQAELATTQEERDRLLTFIVVGAGPTGVELAGQIAELADRTLDGTFRTIDPRDARVILLEGAGAVLGPMGPKLGAKAAKRLEKMGVEIQLNAMVTDVDAHGVIVKDADGSTRRIESACKVWSAGVQASPLGKMIAERSDGTEVDRAGRVIVEPDLTVKGHPNIFVVGDLMSVPGVPGQAQGAIQGSTYAAKAIKAGLKGQTPEQRAPFKYFNKGSMATISRFDAVCQIGKFEFSGFLAWLAWLALHLYYLVGYRSRIVTVIGWFVSFLGRNRGQMAATEQWVFARLAIEEVQSDQADADELAAALGAPPGNNSKQVRAQREAG